A DNA window from Selenomonas sp. oral taxon 126 contains the following coding sequences:
- a CDS encoding DUF2800 domain-containing protein yields MARKHAILSASSAARWIACPPSARLNAEQSDTPSEYAAQGTDAHTLCEYKLRKALGERVRDPTKKLSSYDSEMEECSEFYVQFIMGLVAQFREENADTMVSVEQRVDFSDFVPDGFGTADTLIIFGKTVCIVDYKHGKGIEVSADHNPQMMCYALGCVQMFDGLYDIEEVRMVIFQPRFANISEFIISKADLLAWAADTLVPAAKLAHEGEGVFCAGAHCQFCKIKATCRKRAEYNLELARYDFEMPPTLEDSEVEAVLAKADTLAAWVSDIKEYALQRAIQGKQWMDWKLVEGRSNRKYTDEAAVAKTVKEAGFEPYEQKLLGITAMTGLLGKSKFEELLGSLVVKPQGKPTLAPMSDKRPAMNTAAEDFKES; encoded by the coding sequence TTGGCACGTAAACACGCCATCCTCTCCGCATCCTCTGCCGCACGATGGATTGCTTGTCCGCCATCGGCGCGGCTCAATGCGGAGCAATCCGATACGCCAAGCGAGTACGCCGCTCAAGGGACAGACGCGCATACGCTCTGTGAGTACAAACTCCGTAAGGCACTTGGTGAGCGGGTGCGCGATCCAACCAAGAAACTGTCCTCTTATGACAGCGAGATGGAGGAGTGCTCGGAATTCTACGTCCAGTTCATTATGGGGCTTGTGGCGCAGTTCCGCGAGGAAAACGCAGACACAATGGTGTCCGTGGAGCAGCGCGTGGATTTCTCGGACTTCGTGCCGGACGGCTTCGGCACGGCGGACACGCTCATCATCTTCGGCAAGACCGTCTGCATCGTGGACTACAAGCACGGCAAAGGCATCGAGGTCAGTGCTGACCACAATCCGCAGATGATGTGCTACGCGCTTGGCTGCGTCCAGATGTTCGACGGTCTCTACGACATCGAAGAGGTGCGGATGGTGATCTTCCAGCCTCGTTTCGCCAACATCTCGGAGTTCATCATCTCGAAAGCTGATCTTCTGGCATGGGCGGCAGATACGCTTGTACCTGCGGCAAAGTTGGCACACGAAGGAGAAGGAGTGTTCTGCGCCGGAGCACACTGCCAGTTCTGCAAAATCAAGGCGACCTGCCGCAAGCGGGCAGAGTACAATCTGGAACTCGCCCGGTATGACTTCGAAATGCCACCGACACTGGAAGATTCGGAAGTAGAAGCGGTGCTTGCAAAGGCTGACACACTCGCCGCATGGGTCAGCGACATCAAGGAATACGCCCTGCAGAGGGCGATTCAAGGGAAACAGTGGATGGACTGGAAACTGGTGGAAGGCCGCTCGAATCGGAAATACACCGATGAGGCGGCTGTCGCCAAAACCGTCAAAGAAGCAGGCTTTGAGCCGTATGAGCAAAAACTGCTCGGAATTACGGCGATGACTGGTCTGCTCGGAAAAAGTAAGTTTGAGGAACTGCTCGGCAGCCTCGTTGTCAAGCCGCAGGGGAAACCTACACTTGCTCCCATGAGCGACAAGCGGCCGGCGATGAACACTGCAGCAGAAGATTTTAAGGAAAGTTGA
- a CDS encoding DUF2815 family protein yields MAKVINPTKVITGVKTRWSYANVWQAKSINGGAPKFSVSLIIPKSDTKTVTAVKNAIQAAYEEGQSKLKGNSKSVPALTAIKTPLRDGDAERPDDEAYKDSYFINANSATAPGIVDAARNPIIEHSEVYSGVYGRASINFYAFNSNGSKGIACGLNNLQKISDGEPLGGKTRAEDDFADEDEDFLS; encoded by the coding sequence ATGGCAAAAGTTATCAATCCGACAAAAGTGATCACGGGTGTCAAGACACGTTGGAGCTATGCCAACGTCTGGCAGGCAAAGTCCATTAACGGCGGTGCGCCGAAGTTCAGCGTGTCGCTCATCATACCGAAGAGCGACACCAAGACAGTGACGGCAGTCAAGAATGCCATTCAGGCAGCATATGAGGAAGGGCAGTCGAAGCTCAAGGGTAACAGCAAATCCGTCCCCGCGCTCACGGCGATCAAGACGCCGCTCCGTGATGGCGATGCGGAACGCCCGGACGATGAGGCGTATAAGGACAGCTACTTCATCAACGCAAACTCTGCGACCGCGCCCGGCATCGTGGATGCTGCCCGCAATCCGATCATCGAGCACTCGGAGGTCTACTCCGGCGTTTACGGACGAGCAAGCATCAACTTCTACGCATTCAACTCGAACGGCAGCAAGGGCATCGCTTGCGGACTGAACAACCTGCAGAAGATTTCCGACGGTGAGCCGCTCGGGGGCAAGACCCGCGCCGAGGATGACTTCGCAGACGAAGACGAGGATTTTCTCAGCTAA
- a CDS encoding DNA polymerase yields the protein MKSISIDLETRSSVDISKSGVYRYAEAEDFAILLFAYAVDRGAVEVIDLVGGEQIPQEILDALTDESVIKWAFNANFERVCLSRYLSDLGIALDPFRDNHLLSTECAHFLNPRSWRCTMVWSAYMGLPLSLAAVGRVLGLEEQKMTEGKALIRYFSTPPFHEPTGEKWEIFKSYNRRDVEVEMAIQQRIFKYPVPPSVWEEYVLDQEINDRGIRLDMPFVENAVKIDALTKEKLTDRLKTLTGLENPNSVVQMKAWLKERGVETESLDKKAMAALLANVPAPLKEVLELRQQLAKSSVKKYQAMQNTVCADSRARGMFQFYGANRTGRFSGRHIQLQNLPQNHLTDLECARDLVREGNYAALEMLYDSVPDVLSQLIRTAFIPKEGRTFIVADFSAIEARVLSWLAKERWRMDVFADDGDIYCATAGRMFHCNVVKHGENGHLRQKGKQAELACGYGGSVGALKAFGALESGMKEDELKPLVDAWRAANPNIVDFWWAVDRAAKDCIKERSKKMTHGIQFIYQSGMMFIQLPSGRRLSYVKPRIGENQFGGESITYMGLNLSKKWARIESYGPKLVENITQAISRDILCYAMQTLRNMEIVAHVHDEIIIKCDERTSLSAVCEQMARTPLWAEGLLLRVDGFECQFYQKD from the coding sequence ATGAAGTCCATTTCTATCGATCTTGAAACTCGGAGCAGTGTGGACATCAGCAAGAGCGGCGTATATCGTTACGCCGAAGCTGAGGACTTTGCGATACTGCTTTTCGCCTATGCCGTGGATAGAGGCGCGGTGGAGGTCATCGACCTCGTGGGGGGTGAGCAGATTCCGCAGGAGATTCTGGATGCGCTGACCGATGAGAGCGTCATCAAGTGGGCGTTCAATGCCAATTTTGAGCGTGTGTGCCTGTCGCGTTACTTGTCGGACCTGGGGATCGCTCTGGATCCATTTCGAGACAATCATCTGCTCTCTACGGAGTGCGCTCACTTCCTGAATCCTCGTAGCTGGCGATGCACGATGGTCTGGTCTGCCTACATGGGCTTGCCGCTCTCGCTTGCCGCCGTCGGACGGGTGCTTGGACTGGAAGAGCAGAAAATGACGGAGGGTAAGGCTCTCATCCGTTATTTTTCAACGCCTCCGTTCCATGAGCCTACAGGAGAGAAGTGGGAGATCTTCAAGTCTTACAACCGCCGCGATGTCGAAGTGGAGATGGCGATTCAGCAGCGTATCTTCAAATATCCTGTGCCTCCGTCGGTGTGGGAGGAGTATGTATTAGACCAAGAAATCAATGATCGTGGGATACGTCTGGATATGCCGTTCGTGGAGAATGCCGTCAAGATTGACGCGCTCACCAAGGAAAAACTGACGGACAGGCTGAAAACTCTGACCGGGCTTGAGAATCCGAACAGCGTGGTGCAGATGAAGGCATGGCTTAAGGAGCGCGGTGTCGAAACGGAGTCACTGGACAAGAAGGCTATGGCTGCCCTTCTTGCCAATGTTCCCGCTCCGCTGAAGGAAGTACTGGAACTTCGGCAGCAACTTGCAAAGTCCTCGGTGAAGAAATATCAGGCAATGCAGAATACCGTTTGTGCGGATAGCCGTGCACGGGGCATGTTTCAGTTCTATGGAGCGAACCGTACCGGGCGGTTTTCGGGACGCCACATTCAATTACAAAATCTTCCTCAGAATCATCTCACCGACCTCGAATGCGCCCGTGACCTTGTGCGGGAGGGAAATTATGCGGCACTGGAAATGCTCTATGATTCTGTGCCGGATGTTCTATCACAGCTGATCCGTACGGCCTTTATTCCAAAGGAGGGCAGGACATTCATCGTCGCCGACTTCTCTGCCATCGAAGCACGGGTGCTGTCATGGCTTGCCAAGGAGCGATGGCGCATGGATGTATTCGCTGATGACGGCGACATCTACTGTGCCACGGCGGGCAGGATGTTCCATTGCAATGTGGTGAAGCACGGCGAGAATGGGCATCTTCGGCAAAAAGGAAAGCAGGCAGAACTGGCCTGTGGTTACGGCGGCTCCGTTGGTGCGCTGAAGGCATTCGGGGCATTGGAGTCCGGGATGAAGGAAGATGAACTGAAACCGCTCGTGGATGCTTGGCGTGCAGCAAATCCGAATATCGTGGATTTCTGGTGGGCGGTGGATCGCGCTGCCAAGGACTGTATCAAGGAACGAAGCAAAAAGATGACGCATGGAATCCAGTTCATCTATCAGAGCGGCATGATGTTCATTCAGCTTCCGAGCGGGCGCAGACTCTCCTATGTAAAACCGCGCATCGGAGAGAATCAGTTCGGTGGCGAATCCATTACCTACATGGGACTGAATCTCTCGAAAAAGTGGGCACGGATTGAATCCTACGGCCCGAAGCTCGTGGAAAACATCACACAGGCCATCAGCCGCGACATCCTCTGCTATGCCATGCAGACGCTGCGGAACATGGAGATTGTCGCTCACGTCCATGATGAAATCATCATCAAATGCGATGAACGCACCTCACTATCTGCCGTTTGTGAGCAGATGGCGCGAACTCCGCTGTGGGCAGAGGGGCTTCTGCTCCGCGTCGACGGTTTCGAGTGCCAATTCTATCAGAAA